The genome window TCAACGCCGAGGCGGGGAACTCCAAGCTGTATGGCAACATCTTCTTCATGGCGACGGGCTTCCACGGCTTCCACGTCCTGATGGGCACCATCTTCCTCGCGGTTTGCCTGGGACGGCTGCTGGCTGGCCAGCTGACGCCGGAGAAGCATTTCGGCTTTGAGGCGGCGGCCTGGTACTGGCATTTCGTGGACGTGGTCTGGCTGTTCCTGTTCGCCTTCGTCTACGTCATCTTCGGCTAAGGCCGGGATTGACCGAAGGCCCCGTTAAACCCGATGCGACCCGGCCGGCGCGGATCCATGCGATCCGCGCCGGTCTGCTTTGCCGGTGCCCGAACTGCGGCAAGGGCAGGCTGTTTTCCGGCTTCCTGAAGGTGGTCGACACCTGCGCTGTCTGCGGCTTCGACTTCACCCGGCTGAACACGGGCGACGGGGCCGCGATCTTCGTCATGCAGATCGCCGGCGGGATCGTGGTATTTACCGCCCTGTTCGTGGAGATCGCCTGGTCGCCCCCGATGTGGGTCCATCTGGTGATCTTCCTGCCGCTGGTTCTGATCCTGTCGCTGGGGCTGATGCGACCGGGCAAGGGAGCCATGATCGCCCTGCAGATGCGCAACAGGGCCGGACAGGCAGGGCGCGATGACTGACACGACATCCAGCGCGCCGCGTTTCCCGATCCTGCTGACGGCCTTCATCGCCGTCTGCGTG of Brevundimonas subvibrioides contains these proteins:
- a CDS encoding DUF983 domain-containing protein, with product MTEGPVKPDATRPARIHAIRAGLLCRCPNCGKGRLFSGFLKVVDTCAVCGFDFTRLNTGDGAAIFVMQIAGGIVVFTALFVEIAWSPPMWVHLVIFLPLVLILSLGLMRPGKGAMIALQMRNRAGQAGRDD